The Acanthopagrus latus isolate v.2019 chromosome 13, fAcaLat1.1, whole genome shotgun sequence genome contains a region encoding:
- the smyd4 gene encoding SET and MYND domain-containing protein 4, translated as MMDLPCVQWQDHVAQKWTSLDPDIKEHFTSLLEIDDVFKYTLTLTTQDDLDFVQSISAGNSVQKDAEQAAKCRERGNTSFKIRDYTAAALHYSQGLCFAPLSSEQLSLCYANRSAALYHLQLYQASLDDIDRALKNGYPSHLLHKLEDRRSQCLKHLSADQNAKEDRHNPSSKSQRGPQSEGPLTFGICPQAAVGFSVEKGRHLVAAERVAAGEVILSDRPYSFVLIPGMEEVTRLGGRQNTEREVVFGVEHRRCHGCLTETLCAVPCEGCSYSRYCSTSCRRDAWEEHHRWECPLGADLMVMGVMSHLALRVTLKAGLKNIQRAREPIRDKSTELNGQSSDSDPCCSSHYGNSYLSVFHLLHHLNHHSPALRFLCAVTIATLFLKLSKAGPTPLSQDLCRPSGANSQSPEEEGADRSSELWLLGSAVLRHFLQLRCNAQAIVTLQDIGAANLPVQSSREIRIATALFPTLSLLNHSCCPNTSLAFSTGAGSDASAELSESVAEDRSTACGVTVTVRAAKVIAPGQEILHCYGPHSSRMATRERRRLLREQYYFLCQCEACSLQQEEEEEGTEGRQERTSVKGSPHKSSLLCSKCKGALIKSSGDEGVGFLCSQSSCGHRTSSSEVNSRLQEIRVDLEKAVELMERERPDEALRLLRRTQRQSGLILAETHPLQGELDDATARAYATMGDWKNAASHLERSTAAIGSQYGDDSVELGHQLFKLAQLHFNGGARGPALSVIPKVRRLLCLHCGPRSHELQELQAMESCLRGQSRV; from the exons ATGATGGATCTTCCTTGTGTCCAGTGGCAAGATCACGTTGCACAGAAATGGACCTCACTCGACCCCGATATAAAGGAGCATTTCACATCCCTACTTGAGATAGATGATGTCTTTAAATACACCCTAACTCTGACAAC CCAAGATGATCTGGACTTTGTACAGTCAATCTCTGCAGGGAACTCAGTACAGAAGGACGCAGAGCAAGCAGCCAaatgcagggagagagggaacacAAGCTTCAAGATCAGAGACtacactgcagctgctctgcactACTCACAG GGCTTGTGTTTCGCTCCCCTCAGTTCGGAGCAGCTGTCTCTGTGTTATGCCAACCGCTCTGCTGCGCTCTACCATCTGCAGCTCTACCAG gCGTCCCTTGATGACATCGACAGAGCTCTGAAAAACGGCTATCCCTCTCATCTTTTACACAAACTAGAGGACCGCCGCTCACAGTGCCTCAAGCACCTCTCTGCCgatcaaaatgcaaaagaggATCGTCACAATCCTTCCTCAAAGAGTCAGAGAGGTCCACAGAGTGAGGGACCTCTCACATTTGGGATCTGTCCTCAAGCTGCTGTTGGCTTCAGCGTGGAGAAAGGTCGACACCTGGTGGCTGCAGAGAGAGtagcagctggagaggtgatCCTCAGCGACAGGCCCTACAGCTTTGTCCTTATTCcagggatggaggaggtgacAAGGTTGGGGGGAAggcagaacacagagagagaggtggtgtTTGGAGTGGAGCACAGGCGCTGTCACGGGTGTTTGACTGAAACACTGTGTGCTGTGCCATGTGAGGGCTGCAGTTACAGCCGATACTGCTCAACTTCCTGTCGGCGAGATGCCTGGGAGGAACATCACCGCTGGGAGTGTCCGCTGGGAGCAGATCTGATGGTGATGggtgtgatgtcacatcttGCGCTGAGGGTAACCTTAAAGGCGGGGttaaaaaacatccaaagaGCCAgggagccaatcagagacaagtcCACAGAGCTCAACGGACAGTCCAGTGATTCTGACCCATGTTGTTCTTCACACTACGGCAATTCGTACCTGAGTGTGTTCCACCTGCTGCACCACCTGAACCACCACAGCCCTGCTCTGCGTTTCCTGTGTGCGGTTACCATAGCAACACTCTTCCTAAAGCTCAGCAAGGCCGGACCTACACCTTTATCCCAGGACCTCTGTAGACCCTCGGGGGcaaacagccaatcaccagaggaggagggagcagatCGGAGCTCGGAGCTGTGGCTGCTGGGAAGTGCAGTTCTGAGGCACTTCCTGCAGCTGAGGTGTAACGCCCAGGCAATCGTCACGCTGCAGGATATAG GAGCAGCAAACCTACCAGTGCAGTCCAGCAGGGAAATCCGCATTGCTACGGCTTTATTCCCAACTCTCAGTCTTCTGAATCACTCCTGTTGTCCCAACACCAGCCTGGCGTTCAGCACCGGAGCCGGTTCAGATGCGTCTGCAGAGCTCAGTGAGAGTGTAGCTGAGGACAGAAGCACAGCCTGCGGAGTCACTGTAACTGTCAGAGCAGCCAAAGTTATCGCTCCTGGACAAGAGATCCTGCACTGCTATG GTCcccacagcagcaggatggcGACCCGAGAGCGCCGGCGACTCCTGCGGGAACAGTACTACttcctgtgtcagtgtgaggcctgctctctgcagcaggaggaggaggaggagggcacaGAGGGCAGACAGGAGAGGACAAGTGTTAAAGGCAGTCCACACAAGTCCAGTCTGCTGTGTAGCAAGTGCAAAGGAGCTCTCATA AAAAGCAGTGGGGACGAAGGAGTAGGATTTCTATGTTCGCAGTCATCCTGTGGTCATCGCACGTCTTCATCTGAAGTAAACTCCAGGCTGCAGGAGATCAGGGTCGACCTGGAGAAGGCTGTGGAGCTCATGGAGCGAGAGAGGCCAG ACGAGGCTCTGAGGCTGTTGAGAAGGACCCAGCGTCAGTCAGGACTGATCCTCGCAGAGACACATCCACTGCAGGGGGAGCTGGACGATGCTACAGCCAGAGCATACGCGACAATGG gTGACTGGAAAAACGCCGCCTCCCATCTGGAGCGAAGCACGGCAGCTATCGGCTCGCAGTACGGAGACGACAGCGTTGAACTGGGTCATCAGCTCTTCAAATTAGCTCAGCTACACTTCAATGG TGGTGCCCGAGGCCCGGCCCTCTCCGTCATCCCCAAGGTCAGGCGGCTCCTCTGCCTTCACTGTGGGCCTCGATCTCATGAATTACAGGAGCTGCAAGCCATGGAGAGCTGTCTCCGAGGGCAGTCGAGAGTGTAA